One window of Psychrobacillus sp. FSL H8-0483 genomic DNA carries:
- a CDS encoding GNAT family N-acetyltransferase gives METFKVRRIDTLVTKDLFHLIKESKKEGFRFLERLVNDYEDGTNTFHRPGESLFGVYTKQGVLIAIGGLNLDPFSEDQKVGRLRRFYVSKEFRRRAVGTLLLNEIITEAVKYFNVLVLHTDTVQAAAFYHHFGFLDVNNYPNSTHYLNLQS, from the coding sequence ATGGAAACATTTAAAGTGAGAAGAATAGATACCTTAGTTACAAAAGATCTATTCCATTTAATAAAAGAAAGTAAGAAGGAGGGGTTTCGCTTTCTGGAAAGACTAGTGAATGATTATGAAGATGGTACAAATACTTTCCATAGGCCTGGGGAATCTTTATTTGGTGTTTATACAAAGCAAGGAGTACTTATAGCTATAGGTGGACTTAATTTGGACCCTTTTTCTGAGGATCAAAAAGTTGGAAGACTGAGAAGGTTTTATGTATCAAAAGAATTTCGTAGAAGGGCTGTAGGGACATTATTGTTAAATGAAATAATTACGGAAGCAGTGAAATATTTTAACGTATTAGTGTTACATACAGATACAGTGCAAGCTGCTGCGTTTTATCATCATTTTGGATTTTTGGATGTAAATAATTACCCAAATTCTACCCATTATTTGAATTTGCAAAGTTAA
- a CDS encoding SDR family oxidoreductase has translation MFQGKVFVITGGANGIGRCLVEEFSKLGGTIAFVDKDEATGQKVHASLSGNHLFFPGDIAKKEDIELFANQVIQQYGSIDFLINNAGFSNKGILSDCSYEDFNEILQVGITAPYMLTKLFQSHFNKHAAIINMTSTRAFMSQADTESYSAAKGGISSLTHALSVSLAGKVRVNAISPGWIDTSAYHENKETYTPSAEDHLQHPSKRIGNPTDIARAAIFLCDPNNDFINGETITIDGGLSKLMIYNDDGGWSYKK, from the coding sequence ATGTTTCAAGGAAAAGTTTTTGTCATAACTGGTGGAGCTAACGGGATTGGCAGATGTCTTGTTGAAGAGTTTTCTAAGCTTGGAGGCACCATTGCTTTTGTAGATAAAGATGAGGCCACTGGGCAAAAAGTACACGCTTCCTTATCTGGCAATCATTTATTTTTCCCTGGAGATATTGCTAAAAAAGAAGATATCGAATTATTTGCAAATCAAGTGATACAACAATACGGCTCTATCGATTTCTTAATAAATAATGCGGGTTTCAGTAATAAAGGAATATTAAGCGATTGTAGCTATGAAGATTTTAATGAAATATTGCAAGTTGGAATAACTGCTCCCTATATGCTAACAAAGCTGTTCCAATCTCACTTTAACAAACATGCAGCTATCATCAATATGACGTCTACGAGAGCATTTATGTCTCAGGCAGATACAGAAAGTTACAGTGCAGCAAAGGGAGGCATATCTTCGCTAACCCATGCACTTTCAGTTAGCTTAGCAGGAAAAGTCAGAGTAAACGCTATTAGCCCTGGTTGGATTGACACGAGTGCTTATCATGAAAATAAAGAAACCTATACACCTTCTGCAGAAGATCACCTACAACATCCTTCCAAGCGAATTGGGAATCCAACTGACATCGCAAGAGCTGCCATTTTCTTATGTGATCCAAACAATGATTTCATTAATGGTGAAACAATAACTATTGATGGAGGCCTGTCCAAACTAATGATTTATAACGATGATGGCGGCTGGAGCTACAAAAAATAA
- a CDS encoding MFS transporter: protein MQQFTKVERNRFRILVMIVSISGFSQGMLLPLISVIFEQDGVSATINGLSATGLYIGTLLISPFIERPLRKFGYKPIIIIGGLTVIVSLMLFPLWKSVAFWFILRLLIGIGDHALHFSTQTWITSFSPQNRLGRNIAIYGLSFGVGFAVGPLFVQLVEIFEGLPFIISSILCLCAWILVFFIKNEKPEIIKGNTAYSGAWKRFGAAFTVAWVAFIPPFSYGFLESSLNAIYPVYALRNAIEITDLSYILAAFSIGGVVSQLPLGILSDQIGRRKVLIIMLGLGAVTFGAASFFETSALAIGILFFIAGTFVGSTFSLGISYMADLTPKELLPTGNLICGIFFSMGSLSGPFLGGLFIQFFEGISFLVLIAILLGILAIIIFIANPHKNRRLI from the coding sequence ATGCAGCAGTTTACAAAAGTTGAACGAAATCGTTTTAGAATTTTAGTTATGATTGTATCAATATCTGGATTTTCACAGGGTATGCTTTTACCGCTCATCTCTGTCATCTTTGAGCAAGACGGAGTAAGTGCGACAATTAATGGGCTAAGCGCGACTGGTTTATACATAGGTACATTATTAATTTCACCATTTATAGAACGTCCTCTACGAAAATTTGGCTATAAGCCCATTATCATTATAGGGGGACTAACTGTTATTGTATCCTTAATGCTTTTCCCTCTTTGGAAAAGTGTTGCGTTCTGGTTTATATTACGTTTATTAATCGGAATCGGTGACCATGCGTTGCATTTTTCTACACAAACATGGATAACGAGCTTTTCTCCTCAGAATCGATTAGGGCGAAATATAGCTATTTATGGATTATCATTTGGAGTTGGGTTTGCGGTCGGACCTTTATTTGTTCAACTCGTCGAGATTTTTGAAGGGTTACCTTTTATTATATCCAGTATTCTTTGTTTATGCGCTTGGATACTTGTATTTTTTATTAAAAATGAAAAACCGGAAATCATAAAAGGGAACACGGCTTATTCAGGAGCGTGGAAACGATTTGGTGCAGCTTTTACTGTAGCTTGGGTCGCTTTTATTCCACCATTTAGTTATGGCTTTTTAGAGTCATCTTTAAACGCTATTTATCCGGTATATGCATTGCGCAATGCAATAGAAATCACCGATTTGTCCTATATACTAGCAGCCTTTTCGATAGGAGGGGTTGTTTCTCAACTACCTCTTGGCATATTGAGTGACCAAATTGGGAGAAGAAAAGTTCTTATCATCATGTTAGGACTAGGGGCAGTAACATTTGGAGCAGCAAGTTTCTTTGAGACATCTGCATTAGCAATCGGTATTTTATTTTTTATTGCGGGTACATTTGTTGGTTCCACTTTTTCTCTTGGAATTTCGTATATGGCAGACTTAACACCGAAAGAACTTCTTCCAACAGGTAATTTAATTTGTGGTATCTTTTTTAGTATGGGTAGTCTTTCAGGACCATTTTTAGGCGGTCTTTTTATACAGTTTTTTGAAGGAATAAGTTTTTTAGTACTGATCGCAATCCTTCTCGGTATACTAGCGATTATTATTTTTATTGCCAATCCTCATAAAAATAGACGTTTAATCTGA
- a CDS encoding SE1561 family protein, which yields MGKQISNPEQQVSYLKDRLQMFLEVLDTIEPETTELEDIDRLIQMMDDLELKMDQFKNSKE from the coding sequence GTGGGTAAACAAATTTCAAATCCAGAACAACAAGTATCTTATTTAAAAGATCGATTACAAATGTTTTTAGAAGTATTAGATACAATTGAACCTGAAACGACTGAATTAGAAGATATAGACCGCCTTATTCAAATGATGGATGATTTAGAACTTAAAATGGATCAATTTAAAAATTCAAAAGAATAG
- a CDS encoding fumarate hydratase encodes MQLDQLEKSIYELVTETSTNLPKDVRRAIKKAKAAENAGTRAAMSLDTITNNIQMADDNVSPICQDTGLPTFKIKTPIGVNQLEIKAAIKRAIVAATKDAKLRPNSVDSLTGANSGDNLGEGVPVMKFEQWENDYIEMKLILKGGGCENKNIQYSLPTELEGLGRAGRDLDGIRKCILHSVYQAQGQGCSAGFIGVGIGGDRSSGYDLAKEQLFRSVEDINPNVELAKLEEYIVEKANTLGIGTMGFGGEATLLGCKIGVMHRIPASFYVSVAYNCWAYRRMAININPTTGEIMEWHYQDGEKIEFKEDSKEEAPKKVVELQAPITEEQIRALQVGDVVSITGRMYTGRDAIHHHLMSHDAPVDLNGQIIYHCGPVMQKDDEGNWHVRAAGPTTSIREEPYQGDIMKKFGIRAVIGKGGMGPKTLAALSEHGGVYLNAIGGAAQYYADCIKGVEGVDLMEFGIPEAMWHLRVEKFTAVVTMDSHGNSLHADVDKSSLEKLSAYKERVFN; translated from the coding sequence ATGCAATTGGACCAATTAGAAAAAAGTATTTATGAATTAGTGACTGAAACATCAACGAACTTACCAAAAGACGTTCGACGTGCAATTAAGAAAGCAAAAGCTGCAGAAAACGCTGGAACTCGCGCAGCGATGAGTTTAGATACGATCACAAATAATATACAAATGGCAGACGATAATGTCTCTCCAATTTGCCAAGATACTGGCCTACCTACTTTCAAGATTAAAACACCAATTGGCGTCAATCAGCTTGAAATAAAAGCTGCGATTAAACGTGCAATTGTCGCTGCTACTAAGGATGCGAAGCTTCGTCCGAACTCTGTTGACTCATTAACTGGAGCAAACAGTGGCGATAACCTAGGTGAAGGTGTCCCAGTAATGAAATTTGAGCAATGGGAAAACGACTATATTGAAATGAAGCTTATTTTAAAGGGTGGCGGTTGTGAAAACAAAAATATTCAATATAGCTTACCAACTGAACTGGAAGGCTTAGGTCGTGCAGGTCGTGACTTGGACGGGATTCGTAAATGTATTTTACACTCTGTCTACCAAGCGCAAGGGCAAGGTTGTTCTGCTGGGTTCATCGGAGTAGGTATTGGTGGAGATCGTTCTTCTGGATATGATTTAGCGAAAGAGCAATTATTCCGATCAGTTGAGGATATTAATCCAAATGTAGAACTTGCAAAACTAGAAGAGTATATTGTAGAAAAAGCAAACACACTAGGAATAGGTACGATGGGATTCGGCGGAGAAGCAACTTTACTAGGTTGTAAGATTGGCGTTATGCACCGTATTCCAGCAAGCTTCTATGTGTCAGTAGCATACAACTGTTGGGCATACCGTCGTATGGCGATCAATATCAATCCAACTACTGGTGAAATTATGGAATGGCATTACCAAGACGGAGAAAAAATTGAGTTTAAAGAAGACTCAAAAGAAGAAGCACCTAAAAAAGTGGTAGAACTTCAAGCTCCTATTACCGAAGAACAAATTCGTGCGCTACAAGTTGGAGATGTTGTGTCGATCACAGGTCGCATGTATACTGGCCGTGATGCTATTCATCACCATTTAATGAGCCATGATGCACCAGTTGATTTAAACGGACAAATTATCTATCACTGTGGTCCAGTTATGCAAAAAGATGATGAAGGCAATTGGCATGTACGCGCTGCTGGTCCAACTACTTCTATTCGTGAGGAACCATATCAAGGAGATATTATGAAGAAATTCGGTATCCGTGCGGTTATTGGTAAAGGTGGTATGGGACCAAAAACACTTGCGGCACTTTCTGAACATGGTGGTGTTTACTTAAATGCAATCGGCGGCGCAGCTCAGTACTATGCAGACTGCATTAAAGGTGTAGAAGGCGTTGATTTAATGGAATTTGGTATTCCAGAAGCAATGTGGCATTTACGAGTGGAGAAATTTACTGCAGTTGTAACGATGGACTCTCATGGTAACAGCTTACATGCTGATGTAGATAAATCTTCGTTAGAAAAATTATCTGCTTACAAAGAACGTGTATTTAATTAA
- a CDS encoding heavy metal translocating P-type ATPase, with protein MSTIQIHEDEKQSFFKSLLPHIELFAALFSGVLILVAWGLGRSDYETASTIFYLLAFVIGGFAKAKEGLEATIQEKELNVEMLMILAAIGSSIIGYWTEGAILIFIFALSGALETYTMNKSRKEISSLMKLQPEEAWRLNSDGSSTRVSVSDLFIGDQLVVRPGERIPADGKIISGTTAIDESAISGESIPVSKQSTDELFAGTVNISGAITMEMTKANEDTLFQKIINLVQSAQDEKSPAQQFIERFEGRYVKLVLVTVGLMMFLPHYLLGWDWNTTFYRAMVLLVVASPCALVAAIMPATLAAISNGAKSGILFKGGMHLENVSEMKAIAFDKTGTLTRGKPIVTDFFVREDLDYLTTLTTLATIEAQSNHPLAQAITSYAKSEGIDQLALIHIEDKPGFGLQAIIDEQTILVGKPEFVNKEDAFSFYDGIAAALADEGKTVIFMRDEKGIAAAAALKDTVREEAKDAIKLLQSLGIKTVMLTGDNEKTAKVIAKEAGIDQYIAECLPETKVKHMKELLEEHKFVGMVGDGINDAPALATATTGFAMGEGTDVALETADVVLMKNDLSKIAYAVKMSRKMQRIVKQNIVFSISIIAVLIISNFLQVVDLPLGVIGHEGSTILVILNGLRMLNRNI; from the coding sequence ATGTCAACTATTCAAATACACGAAGATGAGAAACAATCATTTTTTAAATCGCTGCTTCCCCATATTGAATTATTCGCTGCACTTTTTTCTGGTGTATTAATTTTAGTAGCATGGGGGCTTGGGAGATCCGATTATGAAACAGCCTCTACCATTTTTTATTTGTTAGCATTTGTTATTGGTGGATTTGCTAAGGCAAAAGAAGGTTTGGAGGCAACTATACAAGAAAAAGAGTTAAACGTAGAAATGCTTATGATATTAGCCGCTATTGGTTCATCCATTATAGGATACTGGACTGAAGGTGCTATATTAATCTTTATCTTTGCTTTAAGCGGTGCATTAGAGACGTATACAATGAATAAGAGCAGAAAAGAAATTTCATCACTGATGAAGCTTCAACCCGAAGAGGCGTGGAGATTAAATAGTGATGGTTCCTCAACTCGTGTTTCAGTAAGCGACCTTTTTATAGGTGATCAATTAGTTGTGAGACCTGGAGAAAGAATTCCTGCGGACGGAAAAATTATTAGTGGCACTACAGCAATTGATGAATCCGCAATTAGCGGAGAGTCAATCCCAGTTTCTAAACAATCAACTGACGAGTTATTCGCTGGTACTGTAAACATTAGCGGTGCCATTACAATGGAAATGACAAAAGCAAATGAAGACACGCTTTTCCAAAAGATCATTAATCTTGTGCAAAGCGCACAAGATGAAAAATCACCAGCACAGCAATTCATCGAAAGATTTGAAGGTAGGTATGTAAAACTAGTCTTAGTTACAGTTGGTTTGATGATGTTCCTACCGCATTATTTGCTAGGATGGGACTGGAATACAACTTTCTATCGAGCAATGGTTTTATTAGTTGTTGCTTCGCCTTGTGCACTTGTCGCAGCTATTATGCCAGCGACGCTAGCAGCCATTTCAAATGGTGCAAAAAGTGGTATTTTGTTTAAAGGTGGTATGCATTTAGAAAACGTAAGTGAAATGAAAGCAATTGCATTTGATAAAACAGGTACTTTAACACGAGGAAAACCAATCGTAACCGATTTCTTTGTACGGGAAGATTTGGATTACTTAACTACATTAACAACGTTAGCTACCATAGAAGCACAATCTAATCACCCACTTGCACAAGCAATCACTTCCTATGCTAAGTCGGAAGGTATTGATCAATTAGCACTTATTCATATAGAAGATAAACCAGGATTTGGTTTACAAGCAATAATTGATGAACAAACGATTTTAGTCGGTAAACCTGAATTTGTAAATAAAGAGGATGCTTTCTCGTTCTATGATGGAATTGCAGCAGCTCTTGCTGATGAAGGAAAAACGGTTATCTTTATGCGAGATGAAAAAGGAATTGCAGCTGCCGCAGCCTTAAAAGATACAGTGCGTGAAGAAGCTAAAGATGCGATTAAACTCTTGCAATCGTTAGGAATTAAAACCGTTATGCTTACTGGTGACAATGAAAAAACAGCCAAAGTAATTGCAAAAGAAGCGGGTATTGATCAATACATTGCAGAATGTCTTCCTGAAACAAAAGTGAAGCATATGAAAGAACTGTTGGAGGAGCATAAATTTGTAGGTATGGTCGGAGATGGTATTAATGATGCTCCTGCACTTGCGACCGCTACGACAGGATTTGCAATGGGAGAAGGAACCGATGTAGCACTAGAAACTGCAGATGTCGTATTAATGAAGAACGATTTATCGAAAATTGCGTATGCAGTGAAAATGTCACGTAAAATGCAGCGTATAGTAAAACAAAATATCGTATTCTCTATTTCTATTATAGCCGTCTTAATCATTTCCAACTTCCTACAAGTCGTCGACTTACCACTAGGTGTTATTGGCCATGAAGGAAGTACAATCTTAGTTATTCTAAATGGTTTAAGAATGTTAAATAGAAATATATAA
- a CDS encoding YihY/virulence factor BrkB family protein, with amino-acid sequence MKKIIPKKKKASSSTSWFEKLKLFSIKKKEIVTEESHDLTTWMGYFKQLLFNIQKTDITGFGAQLAYFFLLSLFPLLIFIVTLLPYLNLDEAQVFRLIENYVPIDVFILIEKTISDVLVTRNGGLLSLGLIGTIWSASTGMNAIVKSLNRSYNLVESRPSFIVRGMSVIFTLLLIMLLIIALVLPVFGQQIGTILFSYFGFEKSFVEFWNNLRWTFSPLIMFIVLVALYWIVPNKKLFLRSVIPGAAFAAIGWIVVSLLFSYYVSNFKSYSATYGSIGGIIVLMLWLYFSGIILLVGGQINAVMHERRIALKQKKGLSNKPII; translated from the coding sequence ATGAAAAAGATAATACCCAAAAAAAAAAAAGCTTCATCCTCTACTAGTTGGTTTGAAAAGTTAAAATTATTTAGTATCAAAAAGAAAGAAATAGTAACGGAAGAATCTCATGATTTAACGACATGGATGGGATATTTCAAACAACTATTATTTAATATACAAAAAACGGATATAACGGGATTTGGAGCGCAGTTAGCATACTTTTTCTTGCTCTCCTTATTCCCGTTACTTATTTTTATCGTTACGTTATTACCTTATTTAAATTTGGACGAAGCACAAGTTTTTCGACTTATAGAAAACTATGTTCCAATTGACGTTTTTATTCTTATAGAAAAAACGATTTCTGATGTATTAGTCACTCGAAATGGTGGGCTATTATCCTTAGGGCTTATAGGTACAATTTGGTCTGCTTCTACCGGTATGAATGCTATCGTTAAATCATTAAATAGATCGTATAATTTGGTGGAATCTAGACCATCTTTTATCGTTAGAGGAATGTCGGTTATTTTCACCTTATTACTGATCATGTTGTTAATAATTGCGTTAGTATTACCTGTGTTTGGTCAACAAATCGGTACCATATTATTTTCATATTTTGGATTTGAAAAGAGTTTTGTGGAATTTTGGAATAATTTAAGATGGACATTTAGTCCTCTCATCATGTTTATTGTGTTAGTTGCACTATATTGGATTGTTCCAAATAAAAAACTCTTTTTAAGAAGTGTCATTCCAGGAGCGGCTTTTGCCGCAATTGGCTGGATTGTAGTTTCTCTCTTATTCTCCTACTATGTAAGTAATTTCAAGAGCTACTCTGCTACTTACGGAAGTATTGGGGGAATCATCGTCCTTATGTTATGGTTGTATTTTTCAGGAATTATTTTATTAGTTGGCGGACAAATAAATGCAGTTATGCACGAAAGAAGAATTGCTTTAAAACAAAAAAAGGGGCTGTCCAATAAGCCCATAATTTGA
- a CDS encoding YtxH domain-containing protein, translated as MSENKFVKGIIFGAIIGGALTMFDRKTRDSVMNKTRYVRNEIQYYSKNKEELKTTIEEQITKWKSVYEQLASDVNYISQKVNEAKEITPQVKNLVTETKDTFAHSKEEYKSIVVTEQDEMSIFEHQKQN; from the coding sequence ATGAGTGAAAATAAATTTGTTAAAGGTATTATTTTTGGAGCTATAATTGGTGGAGCATTAACCATGTTTGATAGAAAGACAAGAGATTCTGTAATGAATAAAACTAGGTACGTAAGAAATGAAATTCAGTATTACAGTAAAAATAAAGAAGAGTTAAAAACTACTATTGAAGAACAAATAACAAAGTGGAAATCGGTATATGAACAATTAGCTTCGGATGTAAATTATATATCGCAGAAAGTTAATGAAGCGAAGGAAATCACGCCTCAAGTGAAAAACTTAGTAACAGAAACGAAAGATACATTTGCCCATTCAAAAGAAGAGTACAAGTCAATTGTTGTTACCGAACAAGATGAAATGAGTATCTTTGAACACCAAAAGCAAAACTAG
- a CDS encoding sodium:alanine symporter family protein, whose amino-acid sequence MEKLNEILGSISSVLWGIPLLILIVGTGIYLTVRVGFLQVRLLPVALRLVFSKKHDKSAEGDISQFQALTTALAATVGTGNIVGVATAVVLGGPGAIFWMWFSAFFGMVTKYSEAILAVRYRVKDAKGQMAGGPMYYLEHGLKQKWLAVLFAIFGAIAAFGIGNGTQSNSVAGVVKSTFGLDTWITGVVLTVFTALVILGGIKSIGNVTAIFVPVMAIFYLLAGLIVMVTNITAVPDAFATIFKMAFSGEAAAGGAIGAAIRYGIARGVFSNEAGLGSAPIAAAAAKTDLPGRQALVSMTQVFLDTFLICSITGVTIVMSGMYKNTSLAANELTSASFGHFLGDWGPIVVAIGLIFFATSTIFGWAYYGEKCFQYLFKNPSLLIVYRIAFVIMVYIGSVVSLDLIWTFSDIANGLMAIPNLIGLLGLSGVVIYETKRIQEKLKEEKEAAKAAKSI is encoded by the coding sequence ATGGAAAAATTGAATGAGATCTTAGGTAGTATTTCAAGTGTTCTTTGGGGAATTCCTCTCCTAATCTTAATCGTTGGTACAGGTATATATTTAACAGTTCGTGTCGGTTTTTTACAAGTTAGGCTTTTACCCGTTGCTTTAAGACTAGTATTCTCTAAAAAGCATGATAAATCTGCAGAAGGGGATATTTCTCAATTCCAAGCACTAACTACTGCACTCGCTGCAACAGTGGGAACAGGAAATATTGTAGGGGTGGCTACAGCTGTTGTACTTGGTGGGCCAGGTGCAATATTTTGGATGTGGTTTTCTGCTTTCTTCGGAATGGTGACTAAATATAGTGAAGCTATTCTAGCAGTTAGATATCGTGTAAAAGATGCTAAAGGACAAATGGCTGGTGGTCCTATGTACTATCTTGAACATGGTTTAAAGCAAAAATGGTTGGCTGTTTTATTTGCAATCTTTGGTGCAATTGCTGCATTTGGTATTGGAAATGGGACTCAATCTAACTCTGTTGCTGGTGTAGTAAAGTCAACATTTGGACTAGATACTTGGATTACTGGTGTTGTACTAACAGTATTTACTGCACTAGTTATTCTAGGTGGTATTAAATCAATAGGTAATGTTACCGCTATATTCGTACCAGTTATGGCCATATTTTATTTACTAGCAGGATTAATCGTTATGGTTACGAACATAACTGCTGTACCTGACGCATTTGCTACCATTTTTAAAATGGCATTTTCAGGTGAGGCTGCTGCTGGTGGTGCAATCGGTGCAGCAATCCGTTATGGTATCGCTCGAGGCGTATTCTCCAACGAAGCTGGTCTTGGATCTGCTCCTATTGCCGCTGCTGCCGCAAAAACGGATCTGCCAGGGCGTCAGGCACTTGTTTCGATGACACAAGTATTTTTAGATACATTCCTAATATGCTCTATTACCGGTGTTACTATTGTAATGTCAGGTATGTATAAAAACACTAGCCTTGCAGCAAATGAGTTAACTTCAGCATCATTTGGTCACTTCCTAGGGGATTGGGGACCAATCGTTGTAGCAATTGGATTAATCTTCTTTGCTACTTCTACAATATTCGGATGGGCATATTACGGAGAAAAATGTTTCCAATACTTATTTAAAAACCCTTCTTTATTAATCGTTTACCGTATTGCGTTTGTCATCATGGTATATATCGGTTCAGTAGTTTCTCTAGATCTAATCTGGACTTTCTCTGATATTGCAAATGGATTAATGGCTATTCCAAACTTAATAGGACTTCTTGGTCTTTCTGGAGTAGTAATTTATGAAACAAAACGAATTCAAGAAAAATTGAAAGAAGAAAAAGAAGCAGCCAAAGCAGCAAAATCTATTTAG
- a CDS encoding DUF1128 domain-containing protein has translation MNLSEPSVENVTYMIETIKEKLRMVNVDAMKPENFNATEYDDLVYLYEMVKKRDTFSPSEMQAIAAELGNLRK, from the coding sequence ATGAATTTATCAGAACCTTCTGTTGAAAATGTAACGTATATGATTGAAACAATAAAAGAAAAGCTTCGTATGGTGAACGTTGATGCCATGAAGCCAGAAAATTTTAATGCAACTGAATACGATGATCTAGTTTATTTATATGAAATGGTGAAAAAAAGAGATACATTCAGTCCAAGCGAAATGCAAGCAATTGCAGCTGAGCTAGGAAACTTGAGAAAATAG
- a CDS encoding pseudouridine-5'-phosphate glycosidase, translated as MKKYITYSQEVEQGLAAGKAIVALESTIISHGMPYPQNVEMARKVEQIIRDNGAVPATIAIMDGKIKIGLSEEELETLGTSKNARKTSRRDLPYVVASKEIGATTVATTMICAELAGIKMFVTGGIGGVHRGAETTMDISADLEELASTNVAVVCAGAKSILDIGLTLEYLETKGVPVVGFQTDSFPAFYTSTSAFDANFRLDEPKEVAEMLKTKWELGLNGGAIIANPIPAEFSLDEAYINDIIHTALKEAEENDIKGKDVTPFLLGKVKELTEGKSLDSNIELVYNNARVGAKIAVELNNL; from the coding sequence ATGAAAAAATATATAACATACTCACAAGAGGTAGAACAAGGATTGGCAGCAGGAAAGGCGATCGTTGCTTTAGAATCAACTATTATCTCACACGGAATGCCTTACCCACAAAACGTAGAAATGGCAAGAAAAGTGGAGCAGATTATTCGTGACAACGGTGCTGTTCCAGCAACTATTGCGATAATGGACGGAAAGATTAAAATTGGTCTGTCAGAGGAAGAACTGGAGACGCTAGGTACAAGTAAAAATGCAAGAAAAACTTCAAGAAGAGATCTTCCATATGTAGTTGCCTCTAAAGAAATTGGAGCTACAACAGTTGCAACAACAATGATCTGTGCAGAGCTTGCTGGTATTAAAATGTTCGTAACTGGTGGTATTGGTGGTGTGCATAGAGGTGCTGAAACGACGATGGATATTTCAGCTGACTTAGAAGAGCTTGCTTCTACAAATGTAGCAGTAGTTTGTGCAGGAGCAAAATCTATCTTGGATATTGGCTTAACTTTAGAGTATTTAGAAACAAAAGGTGTGCCAGTAGTTGGTTTCCAAACGGATTCATTCCCAGCATTTTATACATCAACAAGCGCATTCGATGCTAACTTCCGTTTGGACGAGCCAAAAGAAGTTGCAGAAATGCTTAAAACAAAATGGGAATTAGGGTTAAACGGAGGAGCTATTATTGCAAATCCAATTCCAGCAGAATTCTCATTAGATGAAGCTTATATCAATGACATCATTCATACTGCTTTAAAAGAAGCAGAAGAAAACGACATTAAAGGAAAGGATGTTACGCCATTCTTACTTGGAAAAGTAAAAGAATTAACAGAAGGTAAATCATTAGATTCCAATATTGAACTTGTATACAACAATGCAAGAGTTGGAGCTAAAATCGCTGTAGAATTAAATAATCTATAA